A region of Gadus morhua chromosome 18, gadMor3.0, whole genome shotgun sequence DNA encodes the following proteins:
- the cbx1b gene encoding chromobox protein homolog 1b isoform X1, with protein sequence MSETTEPSNDGPTLTEAAPPVPTESKMTSVVEKKEKKADDVPEEEEEEEEYVVEKVLNRRVVKGRVEYLLKWKGFSDDDNTWEPDDNLDCPDLIAEFLQSQKSAHEVKRKMEGEGEDGKSKKRKEDPEKLRGFARALDPERIIGATDSTGELMFLMKWKNSDEADLVPAKEANVKCPQVVISFYEERLTWHSYPTEEEKKEDKI encoded by the exons ATGAGCGAGACTACCGAACCCTCTAATGATGGCCCCACTCTTACAGAAG CCGCCCCGCCAGTCCCGACGGAGAGCAAGATGACGTCGGTCGtcgagaagaaggagaagaaggcggACGACGTgcccgaggaagaggaggaagaggaagagtacGTGGTGGAGAAGGTGCTGAACCGGCGCGTGGTGAAGGGGCGGGTGGAGTACCTGCTCAAATGGAAAGGCTTCTCAGA CGACGACAACACGTGGGAACCGGATGACAACTTGGACTGCCCGGACCTGATCGCAGAGTTCCTGCAGTCTCAGAAATCGGCCCACGAGGtcaagaggaagatggagggcGAGGGCGAAGACGGCAAGTCAAAGAAGAGAAAGGAAGAC CCGGAGAAACTGAGGGGCTTCGCACGTGCCCTGGACCCAGAGAGGATCATAGGCGCTACCGATTCCACGGGAGAGCTCATGTTCCTCATGAAATG GAAAAATTCGGACGAGGCCGACCTGGTCCCAGCCAAGGAGGCGAACGTCAAGTGTCCCCAGGTGGTCATCTCGTTCTACGAGGAGCGGCTCACCTGGCACTCCTACCCCaccgaggaggagaagaaggaggacaaGATCTGA
- the cbx1b gene encoding chromobox protein homolog 1b isoform X2: MTSVVEKKEKKADDVPEEEEEEEEYVVEKVLNRRVVKGRVEYLLKWKGFSDDDNTWEPDDNLDCPDLIAEFLQSQKSAHEVKRKMEGEGEDGKSKKRKEDPEKLRGFARALDPERIIGATDSTGELMFLMKWKNSDEADLVPAKEANVKCPQVVISFYEERLTWHSYPTEEEKKEDKI, translated from the exons ATGACGTCGGTCGtcgagaagaaggagaagaaggcggACGACGTgcccgaggaagaggaggaagaggaagagtacGTGGTGGAGAAGGTGCTGAACCGGCGCGTGGTGAAGGGGCGGGTGGAGTACCTGCTCAAATGGAAAGGCTTCTCAGA CGACGACAACACGTGGGAACCGGATGACAACTTGGACTGCCCGGACCTGATCGCAGAGTTCCTGCAGTCTCAGAAATCGGCCCACGAGGtcaagaggaagatggagggcGAGGGCGAAGACGGCAAGTCAAAGAAGAGAAAGGAAGAC CCGGAGAAACTGAGGGGCTTCGCACGTGCCCTGGACCCAGAGAGGATCATAGGCGCTACCGATTCCACGGGAGAGCTCATGTTCCTCATGAAATG GAAAAATTCGGACGAGGCCGACCTGGTCCCAGCCAAGGAGGCGAACGTCAAGTGTCCCCAGGTGGTCATCTCGTTCTACGAGGAGCGGCTCACCTGGCACTCCTACCCCaccgaggaggagaagaaggaggacaaGATCTGA
- the nfe2l1b gene encoding endoplasmic reticulum membrane sensor NFE2L1b isoform X1, whose protein sequence is MLYLKKYFTEGLIQFTILLSLIGVRVDVDSYLSNQLPPLREIILGPTSAYTQTQFHNLRNTLDGYGIHPKSVDLDQFFTTRRLLNQVRQLDRLSVPSTELNAWLVHRDQETVVSAASQSSPSITLDNGAGLEDLSSPDVTPAMRGGGGAPESTYNPIAADSSLGAVAPEHSQEQGTRDGNDDLTKEDIDLIDILWRQDIDLGAGREVFNYSHRQKDSEEEKPRPEESKEGREAQESWRNGVNLQEASPVDGETGESIPEQECLRLLEATFPFGEESEFPAPVVAPEIGTANEEAPSTSQGLPLAPPLAPLLAPPLAPPLAPPLPHAEPQLDLEQQWQDIMAIMELQVLAMEVNSNSVDTSPSSSSSPEAAASEPTPMATFGPSSRSTLINQDVSLHQASLPSCSQDFPPLFTPQLDATSSAPRPTMLRLSSSNSSNINSSFGATNLTGLFLPPLINGTNNVTSTPVLPDPFSTLLEDSMLDEISLLDLAMEEGFSQAQTSQLEDELDSDSGLSLDSSHSPASPSSSETSCSSAASSSSTSATFSEEGAVGYSTDSEAAAAETDEGAVGGYQPGYSKLCRMSYQEFQGLPQLDNISHNHTYNLPLSSPFSDHPELPFSTGKKTVRDKQSGKMQPPQDLLDKQSSRDERRARAMKIPFSNEKIINLPVEEFNELIAKHHLSEAQLALIRDIRRRGKNKMAAQNCRKRKLDTILNLEQGVHELRRDKTRLQKEQMECVSSLRQMKQKMQSLSQVVFAQLRDEEGRPYPPSEYSLQYGADGSVLIMPRSIAAAQPNRKPEKKQKDKKK, encoded by the exons ATGCTTTACTTGAAAAAGTACTTCACAGAGGGCCTGATTCAGTTCACCATCCTTCTGAGTCTCATTGGGGTGCGTGTGGACGTTGACTCCTACCTGAGCAACCAGCTACCCCCTCTGAGGGAGATCATCCTGGGCCCTACCTCCGCCTACACCCAGACCCAGTTCCACAACCTGCGCAACACGCTGGACGGCTATGGCATCCACCCAAAGAGTGTGGACCTGGACCAGTTCTTCACCACCCGCCGGCTACTGAACCAGGTGCGCCAGCTGGACCGCCTCTCTGTGCCCAGCACCGAGCTCAACGCCTGGCTCGTGCACCGCGACCAAGAGACTGTGGTATCTGCCGCCAGCCAGTCGAGCCCCAGTATCACCCTGGACAATGGGGCCGGCCTGGAGGACCTGAGCAGCCCTGACGTTACCCCGGCcatgaggggaggaggtggggcacCTGAATCCACTTACAACCCAATCGCAGCGGACAGCAGTCTGGGGGCCGTGGCCCCTGAGCACTCCCAGGAACAGGGCACCCGGGACGGCAACGATGACCTCACAAAAGAG GACATTGATTTGATTGACATCCTGTGGAGGCAGGACATTGACCTTGGTGCAGGTCGAGAAGTGTTTAACTACAGCCACCGGCAGaaagacagtgaggaggagaagccCCGCCCGGAGGAGAGCAAAGAAGGCCGTGAGGCCCAGGAGAGCTGGAGGAATGGGGTGAACCTGCAGGAGGCCTCGCCCGTGGACGGGGAGACCGGGGAGAGCATCCCCGAGCAG GAATGTCTGAGGCTGCTGGAAGCCACCTTCCCTTTCGGAGAAGAGTCTGAA TTTCCCGCACCGGTTGTCGCCCCAGAGATCGGGACAGCCAATGAAGAGGCTCCCTCAACGTCACAGGGTttgcccctggctcctcccctggctcctctcctggctcctcccctggctcctcccctagcTCCTCCCCTGCCCCATGCTGAGCCACAGCTGGACCTTGAGCAGCAGTGGCAGGACATCATGGCCATCATGGAGCTCCAGGTATTG GCAATGGAGGTGAACAGCAACTCGGTGGACACCAGccccagcagctccagcagcccCGAGGCAGCGGCCTCAGAGCCCACCCCGATGGCAACCTTCGGCCCGTCCTCCCGCTCCACCTTGATAAACCAGGATGTGAGCCTTCACCAGGCCTCTCTGCCCAGCTGCAGCCAGGACTTCCCCCCGCTCTTCACCCCCCAGCTGGACGCGACCAGCAGCGCCCCGAGGCCCACCATGCTCCggctgtcctccagcaactCATCCAACATCAACTCCTCCTTTGGAGCCACCAACCTCACTGGGCTCTTTCTCCCGCCTCTCATAAACGGCACTAATAACGTCACCTCCACTCCCGTGCTGCCCGATCCGTTCAGCACCCTACTAGAAGACTCCATGCTGGATGAGATCAGCCTGCTGGACCTCGCCATGGAAGAGGGCTTCAGCCAGGCCCAGACCTCCCAGCTCGAGGACGAGCTGGACTCTGATTCGGGTCTGTCCCTGGACTCTAGCCACAGCCCGGCATCGCCGAGCAGCTCGGAGACCTCGTgctcctccgccgcctcctcctcctccacctcggccACCTTCTCAGAGGAGGGCGCTGTGGGCTACAGCACCGACTccgaggccgccgccgccgagacGGACGAGGGCGCCGTCGGGGGATACCAGCCCGGCTACAGCAAGCTCTGCCGGATGAGCTACCAGGAGTTCCAAGGCCTGCCGCAGCTCGACAACATCAGCCACAACCACACCTACAACCTGCCGCTCTCCTCGCCGTTCTCCGACCACCCCGAGCTGCCCTTCTCCACCGGCAAGAAGACGGTCCGGGACAAGCAGAGCGGCAAGATGCAGCCGCCCCAGGACCTGCTCGACAAGCAGTCCAGCCGGGACGAGCGGCGAGCGCGGGCCATGAAGATCCCCTTCTCCAACGAGAAGATCATCAACCTGCCCGTGGAGGAGTTCAACGAGCTCATAGCCAAGCACCACCTGAGCGAGGCGCAGCTGGCGCTCATCCGCGACATCCGCCGGCGCGGCAAGAACAAGATGGCGGCCCAGAACTGCCGCAAGCGCAAGCTGGACACCATCCTGAACCTGGAGCAGGGCGTGCACGAGCTGCGGCGCGACAAGACGCGGCTGCAGAAGGAGCAGATGGAGTGCGTCAGCTCCCTCCGGCAGATGAAGCAGAAGATGCAGAGCCTCTCCCAGGTGGTGTTCGCCCAGTTGCGAGACGAGGAGGGCCGGCCCTACCCCCCCAGCGAGTACTCCCTGCAGTACGGCGCCGACGGCAGCGTGCTCATCATGCCGCGCAGCATCGCCGCCGCCCAGCCCAACCGGAAGCCcgagaaaaaacaaaaggacAAGAAAAAGTGA
- the nfe2l1b gene encoding endoplasmic reticulum membrane sensor NFE2L1b isoform X2: MLYLKKYFTEGLIQFTILLSLIGVRVDVDSYLSNQLPPLREIILGPTSAYTQTQFHNLRNTLDGYGIHPKSVDLDQFFTTRRLLNQVRQLDRLSVPSTELNAWLVHRDQETVVSAASQSSPSITLDNGAGLEDLSSPDVTPAMRGGGGAPESTYNPIAADSSLGAVAPEHSQEQGTRDGNDDLTKEDIDLIDILWRQDIDLGAGREVFNYSHRQKDSEEEKPRPEESKEGREAQESWRNGVNLQEASPVDGETGESIPEQECLRLLEATFPFGEESEFPAPVVAPEIGTANEEAPSTSQGLPLAPPLAPLLAPPLAPPLAPPLPHAEPQLDLEQQWQDIMAIMELQAMEVNSNSVDTSPSSSSSPEAAASEPTPMATFGPSSRSTLINQDVSLHQASLPSCSQDFPPLFTPQLDATSSAPRPTMLRLSSSNSSNINSSFGATNLTGLFLPPLINGTNNVTSTPVLPDPFSTLLEDSMLDEISLLDLAMEEGFSQAQTSQLEDELDSDSGLSLDSSHSPASPSSSETSCSSAASSSSTSATFSEEGAVGYSTDSEAAAAETDEGAVGGYQPGYSKLCRMSYQEFQGLPQLDNISHNHTYNLPLSSPFSDHPELPFSTGKKTVRDKQSGKMQPPQDLLDKQSSRDERRARAMKIPFSNEKIINLPVEEFNELIAKHHLSEAQLALIRDIRRRGKNKMAAQNCRKRKLDTILNLEQGVHELRRDKTRLQKEQMECVSSLRQMKQKMQSLSQVVFAQLRDEEGRPYPPSEYSLQYGADGSVLIMPRSIAAAQPNRKPEKKQKDKKK, translated from the exons ATGCTTTACTTGAAAAAGTACTTCACAGAGGGCCTGATTCAGTTCACCATCCTTCTGAGTCTCATTGGGGTGCGTGTGGACGTTGACTCCTACCTGAGCAACCAGCTACCCCCTCTGAGGGAGATCATCCTGGGCCCTACCTCCGCCTACACCCAGACCCAGTTCCACAACCTGCGCAACACGCTGGACGGCTATGGCATCCACCCAAAGAGTGTGGACCTGGACCAGTTCTTCACCACCCGCCGGCTACTGAACCAGGTGCGCCAGCTGGACCGCCTCTCTGTGCCCAGCACCGAGCTCAACGCCTGGCTCGTGCACCGCGACCAAGAGACTGTGGTATCTGCCGCCAGCCAGTCGAGCCCCAGTATCACCCTGGACAATGGGGCCGGCCTGGAGGACCTGAGCAGCCCTGACGTTACCCCGGCcatgaggggaggaggtggggcacCTGAATCCACTTACAACCCAATCGCAGCGGACAGCAGTCTGGGGGCCGTGGCCCCTGAGCACTCCCAGGAACAGGGCACCCGGGACGGCAACGATGACCTCACAAAAGAG GACATTGATTTGATTGACATCCTGTGGAGGCAGGACATTGACCTTGGTGCAGGTCGAGAAGTGTTTAACTACAGCCACCGGCAGaaagacagtgaggaggagaagccCCGCCCGGAGGAGAGCAAAGAAGGCCGTGAGGCCCAGGAGAGCTGGAGGAATGGGGTGAACCTGCAGGAGGCCTCGCCCGTGGACGGGGAGACCGGGGAGAGCATCCCCGAGCAG GAATGTCTGAGGCTGCTGGAAGCCACCTTCCCTTTCGGAGAAGAGTCTGAA TTTCCCGCACCGGTTGTCGCCCCAGAGATCGGGACAGCCAATGAAGAGGCTCCCTCAACGTCACAGGGTttgcccctggctcctcccctggctcctctcctggctcctcccctggctcctcccctagcTCCTCCCCTGCCCCATGCTGAGCCACAGCTGGACCTTGAGCAGCAGTGGCAGGACATCATGGCCATCATGGAGCTCCAG GCAATGGAGGTGAACAGCAACTCGGTGGACACCAGccccagcagctccagcagcccCGAGGCAGCGGCCTCAGAGCCCACCCCGATGGCAACCTTCGGCCCGTCCTCCCGCTCCACCTTGATAAACCAGGATGTGAGCCTTCACCAGGCCTCTCTGCCCAGCTGCAGCCAGGACTTCCCCCCGCTCTTCACCCCCCAGCTGGACGCGACCAGCAGCGCCCCGAGGCCCACCATGCTCCggctgtcctccagcaactCATCCAACATCAACTCCTCCTTTGGAGCCACCAACCTCACTGGGCTCTTTCTCCCGCCTCTCATAAACGGCACTAATAACGTCACCTCCACTCCCGTGCTGCCCGATCCGTTCAGCACCCTACTAGAAGACTCCATGCTGGATGAGATCAGCCTGCTGGACCTCGCCATGGAAGAGGGCTTCAGCCAGGCCCAGACCTCCCAGCTCGAGGACGAGCTGGACTCTGATTCGGGTCTGTCCCTGGACTCTAGCCACAGCCCGGCATCGCCGAGCAGCTCGGAGACCTCGTgctcctccgccgcctcctcctcctccacctcggccACCTTCTCAGAGGAGGGCGCTGTGGGCTACAGCACCGACTccgaggccgccgccgccgagacGGACGAGGGCGCCGTCGGGGGATACCAGCCCGGCTACAGCAAGCTCTGCCGGATGAGCTACCAGGAGTTCCAAGGCCTGCCGCAGCTCGACAACATCAGCCACAACCACACCTACAACCTGCCGCTCTCCTCGCCGTTCTCCGACCACCCCGAGCTGCCCTTCTCCACCGGCAAGAAGACGGTCCGGGACAAGCAGAGCGGCAAGATGCAGCCGCCCCAGGACCTGCTCGACAAGCAGTCCAGCCGGGACGAGCGGCGAGCGCGGGCCATGAAGATCCCCTTCTCCAACGAGAAGATCATCAACCTGCCCGTGGAGGAGTTCAACGAGCTCATAGCCAAGCACCACCTGAGCGAGGCGCAGCTGGCGCTCATCCGCGACATCCGCCGGCGCGGCAAGAACAAGATGGCGGCCCAGAACTGCCGCAAGCGCAAGCTGGACACCATCCTGAACCTGGAGCAGGGCGTGCACGAGCTGCGGCGCGACAAGACGCGGCTGCAGAAGGAGCAGATGGAGTGCGTCAGCTCCCTCCGGCAGATGAAGCAGAAGATGCAGAGCCTCTCCCAGGTGGTGTTCGCCCAGTTGCGAGACGAGGAGGGCCGGCCCTACCCCCCCAGCGAGTACTCCCTGCAGTACGGCGCCGACGGCAGCGTGCTCATCATGCCGCGCAGCATCGCCGCCGCCCAGCCCAACCGGAAGCCcgagaaaaaacaaaaggacAAGAAAAAGTGA
- the nfe2l1b gene encoding endoplasmic reticulum membrane sensor NFE2L1b isoform X3, translating to MLYLKKYFTEGLIQFTILLSLIGVRVDVDSYLSNQLPPLREIILGPTSAYTQTQFHNLRNTLDGYGIHPKSVDLDQFFTTRRLLNQVRQLDRLSVPSTELNAWLVHRDQETVVSAASQSSPSITLDNGAGLEDLSSPDVTPAMRGGGGAPESTYNPIAADSSLGAVAPEHSQEQGTRDGNDDLTKEDIDLIDILWRQDIDLGAGREVFNYSHRQKDSEEEKPRPEESKEGREAQESWRNGVNLQEASPVDGETGESIPEQFPAPVVAPEIGTANEEAPSTSQGLPLAPPLAPLLAPPLAPPLAPPLPHAEPQLDLEQQWQDIMAIMELQVLAMEVNSNSVDTSPSSSSSPEAAASEPTPMATFGPSSRSTLINQDVSLHQASLPSCSQDFPPLFTPQLDATSSAPRPTMLRLSSSNSSNINSSFGATNLTGLFLPPLINGTNNVTSTPVLPDPFSTLLEDSMLDEISLLDLAMEEGFSQAQTSQLEDELDSDSGLSLDSSHSPASPSSSETSCSSAASSSSTSATFSEEGAVGYSTDSEAAAAETDEGAVGGYQPGYSKLCRMSYQEFQGLPQLDNISHNHTYNLPLSSPFSDHPELPFSTGKKTVRDKQSGKMQPPQDLLDKQSSRDERRARAMKIPFSNEKIINLPVEEFNELIAKHHLSEAQLALIRDIRRRGKNKMAAQNCRKRKLDTILNLEQGVHELRRDKTRLQKEQMECVSSLRQMKQKMQSLSQVVFAQLRDEEGRPYPPSEYSLQYGADGSVLIMPRSIAAAQPNRKPEKKQKDKKK from the exons ATGCTTTACTTGAAAAAGTACTTCACAGAGGGCCTGATTCAGTTCACCATCCTTCTGAGTCTCATTGGGGTGCGTGTGGACGTTGACTCCTACCTGAGCAACCAGCTACCCCCTCTGAGGGAGATCATCCTGGGCCCTACCTCCGCCTACACCCAGACCCAGTTCCACAACCTGCGCAACACGCTGGACGGCTATGGCATCCACCCAAAGAGTGTGGACCTGGACCAGTTCTTCACCACCCGCCGGCTACTGAACCAGGTGCGCCAGCTGGACCGCCTCTCTGTGCCCAGCACCGAGCTCAACGCCTGGCTCGTGCACCGCGACCAAGAGACTGTGGTATCTGCCGCCAGCCAGTCGAGCCCCAGTATCACCCTGGACAATGGGGCCGGCCTGGAGGACCTGAGCAGCCCTGACGTTACCCCGGCcatgaggggaggaggtggggcacCTGAATCCACTTACAACCCAATCGCAGCGGACAGCAGTCTGGGGGCCGTGGCCCCTGAGCACTCCCAGGAACAGGGCACCCGGGACGGCAACGATGACCTCACAAAAGAG GACATTGATTTGATTGACATCCTGTGGAGGCAGGACATTGACCTTGGTGCAGGTCGAGAAGTGTTTAACTACAGCCACCGGCAGaaagacagtgaggaggagaagccCCGCCCGGAGGAGAGCAAAGAAGGCCGTGAGGCCCAGGAGAGCTGGAGGAATGGGGTGAACCTGCAGGAGGCCTCGCCCGTGGACGGGGAGACCGGGGAGAGCATCCCCGAGCAG TTTCCCGCACCGGTTGTCGCCCCAGAGATCGGGACAGCCAATGAAGAGGCTCCCTCAACGTCACAGGGTttgcccctggctcctcccctggctcctctcctggctcctcccctggctcctcccctagcTCCTCCCCTGCCCCATGCTGAGCCACAGCTGGACCTTGAGCAGCAGTGGCAGGACATCATGGCCATCATGGAGCTCCAGGTATTG GCAATGGAGGTGAACAGCAACTCGGTGGACACCAGccccagcagctccagcagcccCGAGGCAGCGGCCTCAGAGCCCACCCCGATGGCAACCTTCGGCCCGTCCTCCCGCTCCACCTTGATAAACCAGGATGTGAGCCTTCACCAGGCCTCTCTGCCCAGCTGCAGCCAGGACTTCCCCCCGCTCTTCACCCCCCAGCTGGACGCGACCAGCAGCGCCCCGAGGCCCACCATGCTCCggctgtcctccagcaactCATCCAACATCAACTCCTCCTTTGGAGCCACCAACCTCACTGGGCTCTTTCTCCCGCCTCTCATAAACGGCACTAATAACGTCACCTCCACTCCCGTGCTGCCCGATCCGTTCAGCACCCTACTAGAAGACTCCATGCTGGATGAGATCAGCCTGCTGGACCTCGCCATGGAAGAGGGCTTCAGCCAGGCCCAGACCTCCCAGCTCGAGGACGAGCTGGACTCTGATTCGGGTCTGTCCCTGGACTCTAGCCACAGCCCGGCATCGCCGAGCAGCTCGGAGACCTCGTgctcctccgccgcctcctcctcctccacctcggccACCTTCTCAGAGGAGGGCGCTGTGGGCTACAGCACCGACTccgaggccgccgccgccgagacGGACGAGGGCGCCGTCGGGGGATACCAGCCCGGCTACAGCAAGCTCTGCCGGATGAGCTACCAGGAGTTCCAAGGCCTGCCGCAGCTCGACAACATCAGCCACAACCACACCTACAACCTGCCGCTCTCCTCGCCGTTCTCCGACCACCCCGAGCTGCCCTTCTCCACCGGCAAGAAGACGGTCCGGGACAAGCAGAGCGGCAAGATGCAGCCGCCCCAGGACCTGCTCGACAAGCAGTCCAGCCGGGACGAGCGGCGAGCGCGGGCCATGAAGATCCCCTTCTCCAACGAGAAGATCATCAACCTGCCCGTGGAGGAGTTCAACGAGCTCATAGCCAAGCACCACCTGAGCGAGGCGCAGCTGGCGCTCATCCGCGACATCCGCCGGCGCGGCAAGAACAAGATGGCGGCCCAGAACTGCCGCAAGCGCAAGCTGGACACCATCCTGAACCTGGAGCAGGGCGTGCACGAGCTGCGGCGCGACAAGACGCGGCTGCAGAAGGAGCAGATGGAGTGCGTCAGCTCCCTCCGGCAGATGAAGCAGAAGATGCAGAGCCTCTCCCAGGTGGTGTTCGCCCAGTTGCGAGACGAGGAGGGCCGGCCCTACCCCCCCAGCGAGTACTCCCTGCAGTACGGCGCCGACGGCAGCGTGCTCATCATGCCGCGCAGCATCGCCGCCGCCCAGCCCAACCGGAAGCCcgagaaaaaacaaaaggacAAGAAAAAGTGA